A stretch of Lactuca sativa cultivar Salinas chromosome 6, Lsat_Salinas_v11, whole genome shotgun sequence DNA encodes these proteins:
- the LOC111914160 gene encoding DNA-directed RNA polymerases II, IV and V subunit 9A has protein sequence MSTMKFCRECNNILYPREDKDQKILLYACRNCDHQEVADNNCVYRNEVHHTVGERTQVLQDVAADPTLPRTKAVRCAQCGHGEAVFFQATARGEEGMTLFFVCCNPNCGHRWRD, from the exons ATGAGTACCATGAAGTTTTGCCGAGAATG CAACAACATTCTCTACCCTAGAGAAGATAAAGACCAAAAGATCCTCCTCTATGCTTGCCGCAACTGCGATCATCAG gAGGTTGCAGATAACAACTGTGTGTACAGAAATGAGGTACACCATACAGTTGGGGAGAGAACTCAAGTCTTGCAGGATGTTGCTGCTGATCCAACTCTTCCCCGCACTAAAGCAGTTAGATGTGCTCAATGTGGTCATGGAGAGGCTGTTTTCTTCCAG GCAACTGCAAGAGGGGAAGAAGGTATGACATTGTTTTTCGTGTGCTGCAATCCCAACTGTGGCCATAGGTGGAGGGATTGA